In the genome of Saccharomonospora viridis DSM 43017, one region contains:
- a CDS encoding S1C family serine protease: MNEPATPNQEESGHQEYRLRPRPVMRPPVDPEAAAVFGRPKGVKGSFDLLHRPDTNVCPVSLQTGPPPPALAEAFGRRPGEENVVLQRPDGYGRSDDPAVSDGDGVREDEEGPLWASESDPWRDPNSPVVLGAPALREQERAEGDVERPTGPLLSLPEVLFGRRVKPTALALLAVVALLIGAGGGVVGWALASAGDSLTGELNFAEAEAAKERPPDSVAAIAQKVAPAVVSIEVEAGQSGGVGSGVVIDPQGYILTNHHVVSSAMQDDDTKVTVVFIDGTRTRGEIVGTDPKTDLAVLKVNVENPVVIEIGDSDSLAPGDRVMAIGSPFGLENTVTEGIVSALNRPVTAPGENGDPPVTYDAIQTDAAINPGNSGGALVDSTGALVGINSMIRTVGDSGEGGSIGLGFAIPANQAIRISESLVRDGTVKHASLGVNAASVAANTSRGAQVRNVVPGSPAAQAGIKEGDVIVRVGERQVRNAAELTVAVREHDIGESVPVRLVRGGRQLTVEVTLGSD; encoded by the coding sequence ATGAACGAACCAGCCACGCCGAACCAGGAGGAATCCGGGCACCAGGAGTATCGGCTCAGGCCACGCCCGGTCATGCGGCCGCCGGTGGATCCCGAAGCGGCGGCTGTGTTCGGTAGGCCGAAGGGCGTGAAGGGTTCGTTCGACCTGCTTCACCGACCGGACACGAACGTGTGTCCGGTTTCGCTGCAGACCGGTCCGCCCCCACCTGCGCTCGCGGAGGCTTTCGGACGTCGCCCGGGTGAGGAGAACGTAGTACTGCAACGCCCGGACGGGTACGGGCGTTCCGACGATCCCGCCGTCTCTGACGGGGACGGCGTCCGTGAGGACGAGGAAGGACCGCTGTGGGCCTCGGAATCGGACCCGTGGCGCGATCCCAACTCCCCCGTCGTGCTGGGTGCCCCCGCCTTACGGGAACAAGAGCGTGCCGAGGGCGACGTCGAACGACCCACCGGCCCGTTGTTGAGCTTGCCGGAGGTGTTGTTCGGTCGTCGTGTCAAGCCGACGGCACTGGCGTTGCTCGCCGTCGTCGCGTTGTTGATCGGCGCCGGAGGCGGAGTGGTCGGATGGGCGCTCGCGTCGGCGGGCGACTCGCTCACCGGAGAGTTGAACTTCGCGGAGGCCGAAGCCGCCAAGGAACGGCCGCCGGACTCGGTCGCGGCGATCGCGCAGAAAGTGGCACCCGCGGTGGTGTCCATCGAGGTCGAGGCAGGCCAATCGGGTGGTGTCGGGTCCGGTGTGGTCATCGACCCCCAGGGCTACATCCTCACGAACCACCACGTGGTGTCCTCCGCGATGCAGGACGACGACACGAAGGTGACCGTGGTGTTCATCGACGGCACCCGTACGCGTGGCGAGATCGTCGGCACCGATCCGAAAACCGACCTCGCCGTGCTCAAGGTCAACGTCGAGAATCCCGTCGTCATCGAGATCGGTGACTCCGACTCCCTCGCGCCCGGCGATCGGGTCATGGCCATCGGTTCCCCCTTCGGGCTGGAGAACACGGTGACCGAGGGCATCGTCAGTGCCCTCAACCGGCCGGTGACCGCGCCGGGTGAGAACGGGGACCCTCCGGTGACCTATGACGCCATCCAAACCGACGCCGCCATCAACCCGGGTAACTCCGGGGGCGCGCTCGTCGACTCCACCGGTGCCCTCGTAGGCATCAATTCCATGATCCGCACCGTGGGTGATTCGGGTGAGGGCGGCAGCATCGGGCTCGGGTTCGCGATCCCGGCCAACCAGGCGATCAGGATCAGCGAATCGCTCGTGCGCGACGGCACCGTCAAACATGCTTCCCTCGGGGTGAATGCCGCGTCGGTGGCGGCCAACACCTCGCGGGGTGCCCAGGTGCGGAACGTCGTCCCGGGCAGCCCTGCGGCGCAGGCGGGTATCAAGGAAGGCGACGTCATCGTGCGCGTGGGGGAACGGCAGGTGCGAAACGCCGCCGAGCTCACCGTGGCCGTGCGAGAGCACGACATCGGTGAGTCCGTCCCCGTGCGCTTGGTGAGAGGTGGACGTCAGCTGACTGTCGAGGTCACCCTCGGTTCAGATTGA
- a CDS encoding O-methyltransferase: MNSETHITGWVDLGEFIEAYLPEDDVLASARLRAEQLGCPPVSCATGSLLSFLAASLQARAIVEIGTGAGVSGLYLLRGMAKDGVLTSIDIEPEFHRSARQSFLDAGYPAGRTRLIIGRAMDVLSRLTTGGYDMVFADASRVEYPGYFDLGVQLLRPGGVIAFHNVLAAGRIADPTRREPELLALRDVARAVREDKRLVPTLLPVGNGLLVAAVATPED; this comes from the coding sequence GTGAACTCCGAGACGCACATCACCGGTTGGGTCGATCTCGGCGAATTCATCGAGGCGTACCTTCCCGAGGACGACGTCCTGGCCTCGGCTCGCCTTCGCGCGGAACAACTCGGCTGCCCACCGGTGTCCTGTGCCACGGGTTCGCTGCTCAGTTTCCTGGCGGCATCCCTTCAGGCCCGAGCGATCGTCGAGATCGGAACCGGAGCGGGCGTCAGTGGTCTGTACCTGCTTCGCGGAATGGCCAAGGACGGCGTACTGACCTCGATCGACATCGAGCCGGAGTTCCATCGCAGCGCACGTCAGTCGTTCCTCGACGCCGGATATCCGGCAGGGCGCACGCGCCTGATCATAGGAAGGGCGATGGACGTGCTGTCGAGACTCACCACCGGCGGGTACGACATGGTGTTCGCCGACGCCTCCCGCGTGGAGTATCCCGGATACTTCGACCTCGGCGTACAACTGCTCCGCCCCGGTGGCGTGATCGCGTTCCACAACGTACTGGCCGCGGGTCGGATCGCCGACCCGACGAGACGAGAACCGGAGCTGCTCGCGCTGCGTGACGTGGCGCGAGCGGTACGGGAGGACAAGCGCCTGGTACCCACCCTGCTGCCCGTGGGCAACGGCCTGCTGGTGGCGGCGGTCGCCACCCCGGAGGACTGA
- the sigE gene encoding RNA polymerase sigma factor SigE, whose amino-acid sequence MEVPQLPHDSTQTAPVLVEDDATWTPPTWDEVVRQHADRVYRLAYRLTGNAHDAEDLTQETFIRVFRSLASYKPGTFEGWLHRITTNLFLDMARRRSRVRMEGLPEDTDRLVGDGPSPEQVYSDTHLDPDLQAALDELPPEFKAAVVLCDVEGLSYEEIGATLGVKLGTVRSRIHRGRQALKSSLERRRALKQEARV is encoded by the coding sequence ATGGAGGTGCCTCAGCTGCCACACGACAGCACACAGACCGCGCCGGTGTTGGTCGAGGATGACGCCACATGGACGCCGCCGACCTGGGACGAGGTCGTGCGGCAACACGCCGATCGCGTGTATCGGCTCGCCTACCGCTTGACGGGCAACGCCCACGATGCGGAAGACCTCACTCAAGAGACGTTCATCCGGGTGTTCCGTTCACTCGCCTCCTACAAGCCGGGAACGTTCGAGGGTTGGTTGCACCGCATCACGACGAATCTGTTCCTCGACATGGCGAGGCGTCGTTCCCGGGTCCGGATGGAGGGCCTTCCCGAGGACACCGACCGTCTCGTCGGCGACGGACCGAGTCCCGAACAGGTGTACTCGGACACGCACCTGGACCCGGATCTGCAAGCCGCTCTCGACGAGCTGCCGCCCGAGTTCAAGGCGGCTGTGGTGTTGTGTGATGTCGAAGGCTTGTCCTACGAGGAGATCGGTGCCACGCTCGGCGTTAAGCTCGGCACTGTTCGCAGCCGGATCCACCGTGGTCGACAGGCGTTGAAGTCTTCTCTCGAGCGCCGTCGCGCGCTCAAACAGGAGGCACGGGTATGA
- a CDS encoding zf-HC2 domain-containing protein codes for MTVGKGRRWPESHLLPDAVAAFVDQELSLGAQERAAAHLAHCPRCAAEVAAQRAASEAVRQARTPSISASFLASLQRIPQTADLPNGPDNLAIGPNGQVMAVQRPDHVAGLRDGLPSGALGTSAPLGTSPTVLGNGPRLAGGRKRATQGAGVVVSGLVLSALALVATTNLSEEGARDADPSATPRTDVLPAKFGGHAATDTLKATPLVEETGVAPAESTEPSEPLHSSEPGRPSGSAETSEASEASEASETTVTSTVPTSIGMTVSSTSATPVPPSDVVASATTGAVIAPPGVPH; via the coding sequence ATGACGGTTGGCAAGGGACGAAGGTGGCCCGAGTCGCATCTTCTTCCTGATGCCGTGGCGGCGTTCGTGGACCAGGAGCTGTCGCTGGGCGCACAGGAACGCGCGGCGGCGCATCTCGCCCACTGTCCCCGTTGCGCCGCCGAAGTCGCTGCCCAGCGCGCGGCCAGCGAAGCCGTGCGGCAGGCGCGAACACCGTCGATCTCAGCGAGTTTTCTAGCGAGTCTGCAGCGGATCCCCCAGACCGCCGACCTGCCGAACGGGCCAGACAACCTCGCCATCGGCCCGAACGGCCAGGTCATGGCCGTGCAACGGCCCGACCACGTTGCGGGGCTCCGCGACGGACTCCCCTCCGGTGCGCTCGGCACCTCGGCGCCTTTGGGTACGTCCCCCACCGTTCTCGGCAACGGGCCGCGCCTGGCCGGAGGTCGGAAAAGAGCGACCCAGGGAGCCGGGGTCGTCGTCTCCGGATTGGTGCTCAGCGCGCTCGCGCTGGTCGCCACCACGAACCTGAGCGAGGAGGGGGCGCGGGACGCCGACCCCAGTGCCACGCCTCGCACCGATGTGTTGCCCGCGAAGTTCGGGGGCCACGCTGCCACCGACACCCTCAAGGCCACTCCGCTGGTGGAGGAAACCGGAGTGGCGCCGGCCGAGTCGACCGAGCCTTCGGAGCCTCTCCACTCTTCCGAACCCGGCCGACCTTCCGGGTCCGCTGAGACGTCCGAGGCGTCCGAGGCCTCCGAGGCCTCGGAGACCACGGTCACCTCCACCGTGCCCACCAGCATCGGCATGACCGTGTCGTCGACGTCGGCGACCCCGGTTCCCCCGTCGGATGTCGTCGCGTCGGCCACCACGGGTGCCGTGATAGCGCCCCCGGGTGTTCCACACTGA
- the tatB gene encoding Sec-independent protein translocase protein TatB: MFDNIGWSEILILIVAGLFILGPERLPEAAAWLGRTVRKIREFATGARQQLREEVGTDLEEFRKPIEELRNLRNLDPKQVVTKHLFDGDPDPLGLNDINGTGNGTNGAPQNGGYTAAPRQVEPLKPGEKPPVDPDAT; this comes from the coding sequence GTGTTCGACAACATCGGCTGGAGTGAGATCCTGATCTTGATCGTCGCCGGCCTGTTCATCCTCGGGCCGGAACGGTTGCCCGAGGCCGCTGCCTGGCTCGGCCGGACCGTGCGCAAGATCAGGGAATTCGCGACAGGCGCTCGGCAGCAGCTGCGTGAGGAGGTGGGAACGGACCTCGAGGAGTTCCGTAAACCCATCGAGGAGCTGCGAAACCTCCGCAATCTCGATCCGAAGCAGGTCGTGACGAAGCACCTGTTCGACGGCGACCCCGACCCCTTGGGACTGAACGACATCAACGGCACCGGCAACGGTACGAACGGTGCTCCGCAGAACGGCGGCTACACGGCCGCGCCGCGGCAGGTGGAGCCTTTGAAACCGGGCGAGAAGCCGCCGGTGGACCCGGACGCCACCTGA